From Marivirga harenae, one genomic window encodes:
- the mutS gene encoding DNA mismatch repair protein MutS, whose protein sequence is MAKTQEAKETPLMKQYNQIKSKYPGALLLFRVGDFYETFGEDAVKASKVLNIILTKRANGSASHIELAGFPHHAMDNYLPKLVRAGHRVAICDQLEDPKSVKGIVKRGVTELVTPGVSFDDNVLETGRNNYLASIHFSKNTLGIAFLDISTGEFMTASGNAPYIDKLLQGFQPSEIIYSKSAREHFSQKFPDDYNVHHLEDWIYAFDFAYEKLTKQFKTNSLKGFGIENLEEGIIAAGAILHYLEETEHKKIEHIASISRIEEEKYVWMDKFTIRNLELVYPQQEGGIPLIQILDKTLTPMGSRQIKKWMVLPVKDKAIIEERLQIVEAFHNRNDLKEQLNTSLRSMGDVERLISKVAVGRVNPRELNQLKKALGLMVPLKKALDESDEQALKKLSNQINLCEYLYELIDGQLMEDAPLHTNQGNLIKEGVDHDLDELKKIAFSGKDYLLQLQKREMEKTGITSLKVAYNKVFGYYLEVTNSHKDKVPQEWIRKQTLVNAERYITEELKEYEEKILGAEDKMVVIEQRIFHSLLQNAMDFVSPIQQNARIIAQVDCLLSFAEIAQANDYVKPTISDSTALDIKLGRHPVIEQQLPHGEEYIPNDVFLDNESQQIMIITGPNMAGKSALLRQTALIVLMAQMGCYVPAKSAEIGLVDKVFTRVGASDNLSKGESTFMVEMTETASILNNLSDRSLVLMDEIGRGTSTYDGVSIAWSIVEFLHNHPKSKAKTLFATHYHELNQLAHDFPRIKNFNVSVKEIDGEIIFLRKLKKGGSEHSFGIHVAHLAGMPNPVVLRANEIMHHLEKDKIRDKANRKIEAVPKNNYQLNMFEADPVLSEIRDLLDQLDINSMSPVEALLKLNELKSKLK, encoded by the coding sequence ATGGCGAAGACTCAAGAAGCAAAGGAAACCCCTTTAATGAAGCAGTATAATCAAATAAAGTCCAAATATCCTGGGGCTTTACTATTATTCCGTGTGGGCGATTTTTATGAGACTTTTGGGGAAGATGCCGTGAAAGCAAGCAAAGTTCTTAATATTATTCTGACTAAAAGGGCAAATGGTTCTGCTTCCCATATCGAATTAGCTGGTTTTCCACATCATGCCATGGATAACTATCTCCCTAAATTAGTCCGTGCTGGGCACAGAGTAGCCATTTGCGATCAATTGGAAGATCCGAAATCAGTAAAGGGAATTGTGAAAAGAGGCGTAACGGAATTGGTAACCCCAGGCGTTAGTTTTGATGATAATGTGTTGGAAACAGGCAGGAATAATTATCTGGCTTCTATTCATTTTTCCAAAAACACTTTGGGGATTGCTTTTTTAGATATCTCCACAGGAGAGTTTATGACTGCTTCTGGAAATGCTCCTTATATCGACAAATTATTGCAAGGATTCCAGCCATCGGAAATCATTTATTCCAAGTCAGCTAGAGAACATTTCTCTCAAAAATTTCCCGATGATTATAATGTCCATCATTTGGAAGACTGGATTTACGCTTTTGATTTTGCTTATGAAAAACTGACTAAGCAGTTCAAGACCAATTCATTAAAAGGATTTGGAATTGAAAACCTTGAGGAAGGAATCATTGCTGCGGGAGCCATTCTACATTATTTGGAAGAAACTGAGCATAAAAAAATTGAACATATTGCTTCGATCTCGAGAATTGAAGAGGAAAAATATGTTTGGATGGATAAATTTACAATCAGAAATTTAGAACTAGTTTATCCGCAACAAGAAGGAGGAATTCCACTTATTCAAATTTTAGATAAAACCCTCACTCCTATGGGCTCCCGCCAAATCAAGAAGTGGATGGTATTACCGGTAAAAGATAAGGCGATCATTGAGGAGCGCCTGCAAATTGTTGAGGCTTTTCATAATCGAAATGATCTGAAAGAGCAACTGAACACTTCATTAAGATCAATGGGCGATGTGGAAAGGTTGATTTCTAAAGTAGCTGTTGGGAGAGTAAATCCACGAGAGCTGAATCAACTGAAAAAGGCTCTAGGTTTAATGGTTCCCTTAAAAAAAGCATTGGACGAATCTGATGAGCAAGCCTTGAAAAAGCTTTCCAATCAAATTAATCTTTGTGAGTATTTATATGAATTGATAGATGGTCAATTGATGGAGGATGCTCCATTACATACCAATCAAGGAAACTTGATTAAAGAAGGAGTGGACCATGACTTGGATGAATTGAAGAAAATAGCTTTCTCAGGAAAAGATTATTTGCTTCAATTGCAGAAGCGAGAAATGGAAAAGACTGGAATAACTTCTTTAAAAGTGGCCTACAATAAAGTCTTTGGTTACTATTTGGAGGTGACCAACTCCCATAAAGATAAAGTGCCGCAAGAGTGGATTCGAAAACAGACTTTGGTTAACGCAGAAAGGTACATTACCGAAGAGCTAAAAGAATACGAGGAAAAGATTTTGGGTGCAGAAGATAAAATGGTGGTAATAGAGCAGAGGATATTTCATAGTCTATTACAAAATGCTATGGACTTTGTCAGCCCTATTCAACAAAATGCCAGAATTATAGCACAAGTAGATTGTTTACTGAGTTTTGCAGAAATCGCTCAAGCCAATGATTACGTGAAACCGACTATATCAGATAGTACCGCTTTAGATATTAAATTAGGTCGACATCCAGTAATTGAACAACAACTGCCACATGGTGAAGAATACATTCCCAACGATGTGTTTTTAGATAATGAAAGCCAGCAAATCATGATTATTACGGGGCCAAACATGGCTGGTAAGTCGGCTTTGCTTAGACAGACCGCGTTAATAGTTCTCATGGCACAAATGGGGTGTTATGTTCCGGCCAAATCAGCTGAAATTGGCCTAGTAGATAAAGTTTTTACTAGAGTAGGAGCATCAGATAATCTATCCAAGGGTGAATCAACCTTTATGGTAGAAATGACGGAAACCGCCAGCATATTGAATAACCTTTCAGATAGAAGCTTGGTTTTGATGGACGAAATTGGAAGAGGAACGAGCACTTATGATGGGGTATCCATCGCCTGGAGCATAGTAGAATTTTTACATAATCATCCGAAATCTAAAGCTAAAACATTATTTGCGACTCATTATCATGAATTGAATCAGTTAGCGCATGATTTTCCTCGAATCAAGAATTTCAATGTATCGGTGAAAGAAATCGATGGTGAAATAATCTTTTTGAGAAAGCTAAAAAAGGGAGGAAGCGAACACAGTTTTGGTATTCATGTCGCCCACCTTGCAGGAATGCCAAATCCAGTGGTTTTGAGAGCCAATGAAATAATGCATCATTTGGAAAAGGATAAGATTAGGGATAAAGCCAATCGAAAAATAGAGGCCGTCCCTAAGAATAATTATCAACTAAATATGTTCGAGGCCGATCCAGTCCTTTCTGAAATAAGAGATCTATTAGATCAACTAGATATTAATTCCATGTCACCAGTTGAGGCCCTTTTGAAACTCAATGAACTAAAAAGTAAGCTGAAATAA
- a CDS encoding RNA methyltransferase: protein MRKLANEELNRLEVDDFKKVKKNPIVLVLDNVRSMNNVGSAFRTGDAFLIEKIYLCGITAQPPHREINKTALGATETVEWEHFESTLEAIEKLKKDGYKILSVEQAENSLSLEKFTPEPHEKYAYVFGNEVYGVEQEVVDQSDHCLEIPQFGTKHSLNISVSIGVVLWHTVFKSGMVR, encoded by the coding sequence ATGAGGAAATTAGCCAATGAAGAATTGAATCGATTGGAAGTTGATGACTTCAAAAAGGTGAAGAAAAATCCAATCGTTTTGGTGTTAGATAACGTCAGGAGCATGAATAATGTAGGTTCTGCCTTTAGAACGGGAGATGCATTTTTAATTGAAAAAATTTATTTATGCGGAATAACCGCCCAACCCCCTCATAGAGAAATTAATAAAACGGCACTCGGGGCAACCGAAACTGTAGAATGGGAGCATTTTGAAAGCACATTGGAGGCGATTGAAAAACTAAAAAAAGACGGGTATAAAATCTTGAGTGTTGAACAAGCTGAGAATAGTTTGAGTTTAGAGAAATTCACTCCTGAACCGCATGAAAAATATGCCTATGTTTTCGGTAATGAGGTTTATGGCGTTGAGCAAGAAGTCGTGGATCAAAGTGATCATTGTTTGGAAATCCCCCAATTCGGCACTAAACATTCTTTGAATATTTCGGTGAGTATTGGGGTGGTGCTGTGGCATACTGTTTTTAAAAGCGGTATGGTAAGATAA